The genomic stretch AATCGCTACGATTCCAGGACCGATTCATTTGTTAGTTGACGTTGTTTCACGTTTTAAAAGAGCGTATCCCAATGTGAAACTAGAGATCTATGAGAATGGACCGGTAAAAATAATTGAAGAACTGTATCAAAAGCAGTTGGATTTAGGGCTTATTTTAATATCGGAGCGGCTTATTCAAAAACATAACATGCTTTCTTTTGAAAAAGTAAGGGATGGAAAAATGGTCGTTGGGGTAAGAAAGGAATCACCTCTAGCTAGCAAAAAGACGATTAAACCAGAGGATCTTATTCATGAAACGCTCGTTCTTTACGATGATGCTTATATCGAACAATTTGTGGAAGAAACGTTATCGCAATTTGGTTCGCCTGATATTTTGTTTACGACAAACAATACAGATGCAATAAAAAATGCTGTTAAGAGAGGGATTGCAGTAACCCTCGGAATTGACTATTCGTTTGGGAACAGGCA from Bacillus sp. Cs-700 encodes the following:
- a CDS encoding LysR family transcriptional regulator, which produces MNIEQMAYIVTVANTGSLSKAAEELHISLSAISQSISKLENEIGLKIFVRNRAGAALTSQGEQIVSKAREVITKMEEVREEVNRQLDMLSGELKIATIPGPIHLLVDVVSRFKRAYPNVKLEIYENGPVKIIEELYQKQLDLGLILISERLIQKHNMLSFEKVRDGKMVVGVRKESPLASKKTIKPEDLIHETLVLYDDAYIEQFVEETLSQFGSPDILFTTNNTDAIKNAVKRGIAVTLGIDYSFGNRHIRERDIVMVEIEEEEQENVFLALGRHREGQANRVRGEFVSSIKKYF